One Bradysia coprophila strain Holo2 chromosome X unlocalized genomic scaffold, BU_Bcop_v1 contig_132, whole genome shotgun sequence DNA segment encodes these proteins:
- the LOC119067996 gene encoding transmembrane protein 45A-like: MFEHVISQIIAAAIIMRHDFHFPGHLLPGTAFIIMGIWWMWNAFKINRENDHYTENSENMLLSPDKSDYASNTPFPATYNGNATSIFCCEGFYKIAYATFDLFGHMLVVYYGGDLVDEWQHMTVYVFFILNGIIDIISRMEPYKMPHGMDYVASAVAWSAMGFLFISHTHGKTKISVFYHQEFGILAVAIGVITLMQYKYEKNAVVAIIRGASCTLAGTWLYQIAFLFHNPFVAENQYRNIKGNGASSLPIEKIVDVNMIIMVEEMEIMNAVTISTWHILLVGCVAAFVGILANRREQVGYKRIRCSCV, from the exons ATGTTTGAGCACGTTATATCTCAGATCATAGCTGCTGCAATAATAATGCG ACACGATTTTCACTTTCCTGGCCATCTACTTCCCGGAACTGCATTTATTATAATGGGAATTTGGTGGATGTGGAACGCATTCAAAATCAACAGGGAAAACGATCACTACACAGAAAATTCCGAGAATATGTTGTTAAGTCCGGACAAAAGTGATTATGCCAGCAATACACCATTTCCTGCCACATACAATGGCAATGCAACGAGCATTTTCTGTTGTGAGGGATTTTATAAG ATAGCGTACGCTACCTTCGACCTTTTTGGCCATATGTTAGTGGTATACTATGGAGGTGACTTGGTCGATGAATGGCAACATATGACTGTGTAtgtgtttttcattttgaatggaATCATTGACATAATTTCCCGTATGGAACCGTACAAAATGCCTCATGGCATGGATTATGTTGCATCAGCAGTTGCGTGGTCAGCGATGggatttttattcatttcacatACACATggcaaaaccaaaatttcggTCTTTTATCATCAAGAATTCGGAATACTAGCTGTAGCTATTGGTGTTATCACGCTAATGCAGTATAAATACGAAAAGAATGCAGTGGTCGCAATAATTCGGGGCGCTAGTTGCACTCTAGCAGGCACTTGGCTTTATCAG ATTGCATTTCTATTCCACAATCCATTCGTTGCTGAAAATCAATACCGCAACATTAAAGGCAACGGAGCAAGCAGTTTACCaatcgaaaaaattgttgaCGTAAACATGATCATAATGGTAGAGGAAATGGAGATAATGAACGCTGTAACAATCTCCACCTGGCACATACTCCTCGTTGGCTGTGTAGCTGCATTTGTTGGAATTTTAGCAAACCGTAGAGAACAAGTGGGTTATAAGCGAATTCGATGTAGTTGCGTGTGA